The genomic DNA CTGTTGCACGACGCGGCCGAGCCGATGTCGTACGACGAGGTGGCGGCGGCGCTGGAATTCACCCACGAAGACGATCTGGAGGCGCTGCGGCGGCGCCTGAAAGCGATGGTACGCGACGGTCAGCTCCTGCTGAACCGCCGCGAGGGCTACCTGCCGGTCGATTCGGAAAACCTCGTGCGGGGCCGGATCATCGCGCACCCGGACGGCTTCGGCTTCCTGGTGCCGGACGAGGGCGGTGGCGATCTGTACATGAATCCGCGCGAAATGCGCGCGCTGATGCATGGCGACCGGATCGTTGCCCGCATCACCGGCGTCGACCGGCGGGGCCGGCGCGAGGGCGCGATCGCGGAGATCCTCGAGCGGGCCAACAGCACGGTGGTGGGGCGCATCGCGGTCGAGAGCGGCGTGACCGTGCTCGTACCGGACAACAAGCGCATCATCCAGGACGTGCTGATCCCGAACGAGTACCTCGAGGGTGCCCGCGACGGGCAGATCGCCGTCGCGGAGATCACCGATCAGCCGACCTATCGTCGTCAGCCGGTGGGGCGGGTCACGCGCATCCTGGGTGATCGCCTGGCCGCCGGCATGGAGGTCGATGTCGCGATCAACTCGCACGGCATCCCGTCCGATTGGCCGGAGGCCGTCGAGCGCGAAACCGCGGCTATCGACGATGAGGTCGCCGCGGCCGACAAGAAGAAGCGCAAGGATCTGCGCAAGCTGCCGCTGGTCACGATCGATGGGGCCGACTCGAAGGATTTCGATGACGCCGTCTACTGCGAGTCGAAGTGGAACGGCTGGCGCCTGGTCGTCGCCATCGCCGATGTCGGCGCGTACGTGGAGGAGGATACGGCGCTCGATGCGGAGGCGGAGCGCCGCGGCACATCCGTGTACTTCCCGAACCGGGTCGTGCCGATGCTGCCCGAGAAACTCTCCAATGGGCTTTGTTCACTCAATCCCGAGGTGGATCGGCTGTGTCTGGCGGCCGATCTTCGCATCGGCAAGGACGGTACGGTCGAGCGGATCCGTTTCGTCGAGGGAGTCATGCGCAGCCACGCCCGGCTGACGTATGACGATGTGGCGAACATCCTGCTGCACGGCGATCAGAACACGCGCGAGCGATTCCGGAAAGTCGTGCCGCACCTCGAGAACCTGCATGGCCTGTTCAAGACGTTGCTGCAGGCGCGGCGTCGACGCGGCGCGATCGAATTCGATTCGACCGAGACCGAGATCCAGTTCGACGATGACGGGCGCATCGACTCGATCGAGCCGGTGGAGCGCAATGACGCCCACCGGATCATCGAGGAATGCATGGTGACGGCGAACGTCGCGGCCGCGCGTTATCTGCAGAAGCACAAAATGCCGGCGCTCTACCGCGTCCACAACGGGCCCGAGGGCGACCAGGTCGATGAACTGCGGACCTTTCTGTCCGAGCGCGGTCTGCGCCTGGCCGGTGGCAGCGAACCCGGGCCGAAGGATTTCTCCCGCGTGCTGGAGGAGGCCGCCAATCGCCCGGATGCCTATCTGATCCAGACGGTCATGCTGCGGTCCATGCAGCGGGCCGTGTACCAGCCCGATTGCACCGGTCACTTCGGTCTCGGGCTGGATGAGTACGCGCACTTCACATCCCCCATCCGGCGCTATCCGGATCTGCTCGTGCACCGCGCGATCAAGCATCGGCTCAACGGCGGGAAGCCGCGGAATTACAGCTATGAGCATGAGGACATGGTGCGCTTCGGCGACCACTGTTCACTTACCGAGCGGCGCGCCGACGAGGCGACCCGCGACGTCGAGGCCGTGCTCAAGTGCCAGTACATGCAGGAGCACGTCGGTTCGGAGTTCGAGGGGCTGATCACCGGTGTGACCTCGTTTGGCGTCTTCGTGGTCCTGAACTCGATGTACGCCGAGGGTCTGGTGCACGTTACGTCGCTGCCCAAGGACTACTACCACTTCGACCCGGCTGGCCACAGCCTCACCGGCGAGCGCTCGGGCCGGGTGTATCGACCCGGCGACCCGATGCGCGTGCGCGTCACGCGGGTCGACATCGACGAGCGCAAGATCGACTTCGATCCAGCCACCGACGGCGACGAGGGCGGCAAGCGCAAAGCGGATGGGGGCGTCGGGCGCGGCCGGTCGGATCGGAAAACCGCCTCGAAGAAAAAGGCGGCCAGCAAAAAGAAGGCGGCCAGCAAGAAGAAGAGTTCCAGTCGGCGCAGATCCCGCAAAAAATCGCCGGCGGCCGGCAAGGCTGGGGCCCAGGGCAGTGACTGACCCCGCCGCGCAATCCGCGGGGGCGCCATGAGCGGCCGCGGACGCTGGATCGGGGGCATCAATCCGGTCGACGCCGCGGTCAGCCAGGGCGCGGGCCGCGTGCGGCGCCTGTGGGTCGACCGCAAGCGCGACGACCGCCGGCTGCGCACGCTGGTCGAACAGGCCGAGGCGGCCGGCATAGCGGTTGAACGGGTCACGGCGAAGGCGCTGGGCCGGCATCTGCCCGAGCTGCGCCACCAGGGCGTCGCGGCCGAAGTGGTGGACGGCGACACCCTGGATGAATCGGCGCTGATCGACCGCCTTCAGGGGCTGGATCACGAGGCGCTCGTGGTGGCCCTCGACGGTGTGCAGGATCCGCATAATTTCGGGGCCTGCATCCGCTCGGCGGAGGCCGCCGGGGCCGATGCCCTGATCGTGCCGCGCGACGGCGCGGCACGGCTGACACCGACGGTCGAACGCACCGCGGCCGGCGCGGCCCAGTGGCTCCCGGTGGCCACGGTCAATAACCTCGCCCGCACACTCGCCGAGCTGCGCGAACTCGGCCTGTGGGTTGTCGGCACCGCCGGCGATGCGCCGCAGACGCTATGGAGCGCCGATCTGCGCGTTCCGGTGGTGCTCGTCCTCGGGAGCGAGGAGAAGGGCATGCGTCCGGGCGTGCGCCAGCGCTGCGATGTCGTCGTCCACATCCCGCTGGCGGGACGCACGGATAGCCTCAACGTATCCGTGGCCACGGGTGTGTGCCTGTTCGAGGCGTTGCGCCAGCGCGCGACAGCGCCGGTCGATCAATCGTCCGGTGGCGGCTGATTCGGGCCGGGCGGTTCCACGGTGCAACCGAGGTCGTAGAGCAGCCCATCCTTGAGTCGGTAGATCAGGCCGTGAATCCGGGTCTCGCGGCCGGCCGCCCAGGCACGCCGCATGATCGGAGTGTCCGCCACGCGCAGCACACCGCTGCGTACATTGAGTTCCGAGAGGCGGTCGCGCCGGGCCTCCTGGTCCTCGATGGCCTCGAGCTCGGGGGCGTGGCTGCGGGTGAGCCTGCGGATCGGCTCCAGCCAGTGGTCGGCCAGGCCGTGCAGCTCATCCTCGGTCGCCGCCTTCACGCCGCCACAGCCGTAGTGGCCGCAGACGATGATCTTGTCGATACCGAGTACATCGACGGCGTACTCGAGTGCGCTGAGCATGCTCATGTCGGTCGAATGGACGACGTTGGCGACGTTGCGGTGGACGAAGACCTCGCCCGGATCCAGCCCCACGATGACGTTGGCGGGCACGCGGCTGTCGGCGCAGCCGATCCAGAAGTATTCCGGGCGCTGCAGCGCCGCCAGTCGCGGGAAATAGTCCGGTTCGTTGTGGCGGATCCGTTCCGACCACTCCCGGTTCTGGGCGAGCAGCTTGTCCACCATGAATGGCGTGACTCCGTAGTGAGCGATCCCGGGGCTGACCCCGGCGGTTTCGTCGAGAAGCCAGCATACAGCCCGCGCGTCGCCCGTGACCATATCGGGGTCACCTATCGCGTTGCGCGGTCGCGGTCTCCGCTGGAATCCTTCAGCGAATCCGGATTGGC from Halofilum ochraceum includes the following:
- the rnr gene encoding ribonuclease R; amino-acid sequence: MASRQKRKTPKDPNAEREAARYSRPIASREALLRLLHDAAEPMSYDEVAAALEFTHEDDLEALRRRLKAMVRDGQLLLNRREGYLPVDSENLVRGRIIAHPDGFGFLVPDEGGGDLYMNPREMRALMHGDRIVARITGVDRRGRREGAIAEILERANSTVVGRIAVESGVTVLVPDNKRIIQDVLIPNEYLEGARDGQIAVAEITDQPTYRRQPVGRVTRILGDRLAAGMEVDVAINSHGIPSDWPEAVERETAAIDDEVAAADKKKRKDLRKLPLVTIDGADSKDFDDAVYCESKWNGWRLVVAIADVGAYVEEDTALDAEAERRGTSVYFPNRVVPMLPEKLSNGLCSLNPEVDRLCLAADLRIGKDGTVERIRFVEGVMRSHARLTYDDVANILLHGDQNTRERFRKVVPHLENLHGLFKTLLQARRRRGAIEFDSTETEIQFDDDGRIDSIEPVERNDAHRIIEECMVTANVAAARYLQKHKMPALYRVHNGPEGDQVDELRTFLSERGLRLAGGSEPGPKDFSRVLEEAANRPDAYLIQTVMLRSMQRAVYQPDCTGHFGLGLDEYAHFTSPIRRYPDLLVHRAIKHRLNGGKPRNYSYEHEDMVRFGDHCSLTERRADEATRDVEAVLKCQYMQEHVGSEFEGLITGVTSFGVFVVLNSMYAEGLVHVTSLPKDYYHFDPAGHSLTGERSGRVYRPGDPMRVRVTRVDIDERKIDFDPATDGDEGGKRKADGGVGRGRSDRKTASKKKAASKKKAASKKKSSSRRRSRKKSPAAGKAGAQGSD
- the rlmB gene encoding 23S rRNA (guanosine(2251)-2'-O)-methyltransferase RlmB, which codes for MSGRGRWIGGINPVDAAVSQGAGRVRRLWVDRKRDDRRLRTLVEQAEAAGIAVERVTAKALGRHLPELRHQGVAAEVVDGDTLDESALIDRLQGLDHEALVVALDGVQDPHNFGACIRSAEAAGADALIVPRDGAARLTPTVERTAAGAAQWLPVATVNNLARTLAELRELGLWVVGTAGDAPQTLWSADLRVPVVLVLGSEEKGMRPGVRQRCDVVVHIPLAGRTDSLNVSVATGVCLFEALRQRATAPVDQSSGGG
- a CDS encoding carbonic anhydrase; amino-acid sequence: MVTGDARAVCWLLDETAGVSPGIAHYGVTPFMVDKLLAQNREWSERIRHNEPDYFPRLAALQRPEYFWIGCADSRVPANVIVGLDPGEVFVHRNVANVVHSTDMSMLSALEYAVDVLGIDKIIVCGHYGCGGVKAATEDELHGLADHWLEPIRRLTRSHAPELEAIEDQEARRDRLSELNVRSGVLRVADTPIMRRAWAAGRETRIHGLIYRLKDGLLYDLGCTVEPPGPNQPPPDD